The Desulfovibrio sp. ZJ209 nucleotide sequence GACTTGCGCTTGTACTCGATGGCCTGGACGTACTTGGCGTTGAATTCCTCCAGCGCCGACAGGTGGGCGTAGTCGCCCTCTTCGCGGATGCGGTTGCGTAAGCTCACGAGGTCGCGCACCACGAGCGCCGCCGGGTGCATGGAGCGGCCGAAAAATTCCAGCACCATGACGCGCGAGTGCTTCGGCTTCTTGTGGATGACGAAGCAGGCCTCGGTGATGATGCCGTCCACGCCCTCCTTCTGCATGCCGGGCAGGCCCCCGAGGGCCTTGTTGGTCACGTCCTTGCCGAGGCCGGGCAGGCGGATCTCGTCGCCGCGCAGGTGCACGACGTTGCGCACGCCGCCGCTCACATCCTTGACGGCGAAAACGGCGGTCTCGTCCGGGAGGATCTTGTGGCGGGGATGATCCTCGCGCTCCACGGTGATGATCTCGCCCGTGGGCGTGACCATCTTCCACCAGAGCAGGTTGTCGAGGGTGGTGCCGTATTCAAAGGCGCTGGGGCCGCCCGCGTTTTCCGACACATTGCCGCCGATGGACGAGGCCTGCTTGGAGGCCGGGTCGACCGTGAAGACCGCGCCCGCCGCTGCCACGGCGTCGATGACCTGCTGGGTGAGCGCGCCCGCCTCGCAGGTGACGGTCATGGCAGTGAGGTCGATGGGCCCGATGCGCGTGAGCCGCGTCATGCTGACGACCACGGCCCGCTTGCGCGCGGGCACGGCGCCGCCGGTCATGCCCGAGCCCCCCCCGCGCGGGATGAGCGCGAACTTCATGTCATTGGCGAGCCTGACGAGCGCGGCCACCTGCTCGGCGTTGTCCGGCTCCACCACGAGCAGCGGCAGCTCCATGCGCAGGTCGGTGGCGTCGGTGGCGTTTTCCACAAGGTCCGCGGGCGCGCTTCGGATGCACTCCGCGGGGAAGATGTCGGAAAGCGCGTCCAGCAGCTTTTCGCGGAAGGCCGTCTCCGCCTCGTAGGCGGACCAGAACATGGTGATGCCTTCGCTGATGGCCGTGGCGTAATAGTGGGCGAGAGCCACGGATTCGCGCTCGAAAGAGCCGCGCACGCTCTCGCGCACGAGCTCGGCGTCGATGAAGGGATTATAGGCGACGAGGAAGAGCTCCTCGGCGATGCTGATGGCGAGGTTGCGGACAGATTCCGGCCATTCGGCGAAATCGTCGGCGTTGATCTTGAGGATGCGGTTGACCACGTGGTCAGGCGCGATGGAAATGTGCGGGCCCTTGTGGCGCATGGCCGTCCACCCCTTGCTTGCGGCGCGCCCGCGGCAGGATGCGGTGAAGAAGGCGGGCGCAAACGGGTAGCTTATGATTTCCGCGGCCAGTTGGCAAGGGCGGCCGCCGGGTGAGGCAGGGAGCGGGGAGAACGCGGCGGCGCCGCGCAGGGAAACGGGGATTGGGAGGGGCCGGGGCTGGCGGCAAGGGCGCTAGCCATGAAGGCCGGCGCCCCGAAAAGCCCCCGCACCGTCTCAGGCGCGGCGCGGGGCCTGAAACGCAGGGAGGGGACTAGGCCTTGCAGCAGTCCTCGACCTTGAAGAAGGCCGCGGCGCCGGCCCCGCACACCGGGCAGGATTCCACCGGGCCCTGGTGCGTGTAGCCGCAGAACTTGCAGACATAGTAGTCTTCGTTGGAGATCCTGGAGGGGTTCTCCATGGCCTTCTTGTAGAGCTCGGCGTGGATCTCCTCCACCTTGTTGACGTAGCCGAAATAGCGCGCCACGGCGGTGTTGCCCTCCGCCTCGGCCTCCTTGATCATTTCGGGATACATCTTGGTGTATTCGTGGGTCTCGCCGCCGATGGCGTCCTTGAGGTTTTCCATGGTGGTGCCGATCTTGCCCGCGTTCTTGAAGTGGGTCAGGGCATGGACGGTCTCGGAGGCCGCGGCCGCGCGGAAGAGCTTGGCGATCTGGGGCATGCCCTCCTGGTCGGCCACCTTGGCGAAGGCGAGATATTTGCGATTGGCCTGGGATTCGCCGGCAAAGGCGTCCATCAGGTTCTGGTCGGTCTTGCTCATGGTGTGGTTCTCCTCATGGGGTTTTTGCTAAACGAGAGTCATTCCTGTTTAGGGGAATGAGCGGGCTTTGTAAAGCGCTTTCTGGCATAAGCGTGCATGCCGCGCCTCCCCGGCACCCGTCAACGCCTTTACAGCGCGGCGCGGCGCGGCTATGCTTGCGCCCCGGCCTTTCCACCCGCCTCCCCAGCGGCCAACGGAGACCCAGATGGAAGAATTTTCACGCATCCAGCGCCTGCCCCCCTATGTCTTCGCCGTGGTGGGCGACCTCAAGATGAAGCTCCGGCGCCAGAATATCGACATCGTCGACTTCAGCATGGGCAACCCGGACATCCCCACCCCGCGGCATGTGGTGGACAAGCTCGTGGAGGCGGCGCAAAAGCCGGTGAACCACCGCTATTCGCTCTCCCGCGGCATCCCCAACCTGCGCAAGGCCATCTGCGACCGCTATCGCCGCCTCTACGGCGTGGAGCTCGACCCGGACACCGAAGCCATCGTGACCATGGGCTCCAAGGAGGGCCTGGCGCACCTCTGCCTCGCCATGCTCCAGCCCGGGGACGTGGTGCTGGCGCCCGACCCCACCTATCCCATCCACAAATATGCGCCCATCATCGCCGGCGCGGACGTGCGTAGCGTGCCCATCGGGCCCGGGCGGGACTTTTTCGAGGACCTCACCGAGGCCATGCGCCACGCGTGGCCGAAGCCCAAGCTGCTCTTCCTCTGCTATCCGCACAATCCCACCACCGAGGTGACGGACCTCGAATTTTTCCGCAAGGTGGTGGATTTCGCCAAGGAGAACGACATCTGGGTCATCCATGACCTCGCCTATGCCGACCTCACCTTTGACGGCTACGAGGCGCCGAGCTTCCTGCAGGTGCCGGGCGCCATCGACGTGGGCGTGGAGTTCTCCACCCTGTCCAAGAGCTATTCCATGCCCGGCTGGCGCGTGGGCTTCTGCCTCGGCAATCCCCGGCTCATCCACGCGCTCGCGCGCATCAAGAGCTATCTCGATTACGGCATCTTCCAGCCCATCCAGATCGCCTCCACCGTGGCGCTCAACGGGCCGGACGACTGCGTGGCCGAGGTGCGCGACATCTACCGCGAGCGCCGCGACAAGCTCATCGAGGGCCTGAACCGCATCGGCTGGGAGGTGGCGCCGCCCAAGGCCACCATGTTCGTCTGGGCGCGCATCCCCGAGCCCTTCCGCAAGATGGGCTCGGTGGAGTTCTCCAAGCTGCTGCTCAACGAGGCGCATGTGGCGGTGTCGCCGGGGCTGGGCTTCGGCTCCTACGGCGACGAGTATGTGCGCTTCGCGCTCATCGAGAACGAGCACCGCACCAGGCAGGCCGTGGCCGGCATCCGCCGCCTGCTTTCCGGGGCCGGTGCCTGAGTGGCGGCGCGCTGGCTGCCTCAAGATGATATGCGGCTTCGCTGGACATGGCCGTTGATGGAGCTTCCTTAATTCCGTCTGGAGCGAAGCGGAAGACGGGTGCTGGTGCCGGAAGAATCCTAAAAAATAAGATTTTTAGGTTCCGGCGCGCTAGCCGTTGGCGAGCTTGCGAGCCTTACGGATAGCGACAGCGGTTTCGTCGACTGGTTGACGCGGTAACTAACTGCTGTCTCCATCCGTAGCTTCCTTCGTCGCAACGGCTGGAGCAAGGCTGTTTTTGACGGATAATTTCGGCATTGACCCTGCCGCACAGGTACGCACCAACACGAAAGTACGACATAACGCAACAGGACGACCAATGACCAGGAACAGCGAAACGCGTCCCTTGGGCGTGGGACTGGCCGGCTTCGGCACCGTGGGCAGCGGCCTCGCGCGGCTGCTCGTGGATAACGCCGACATCATCCGCAGGCGCACGGGCCGCGACATGGCAATCCGCGCCGTGCTCGTGCGCGACGCCAACAAGGCGCGCGAGGTGCCGCTGCCCGCCGGCGCCGCGCTCACCACCGACCCGGCGCGCCTTATCGACGACCCGGAAATCGACGTGCTCGTGGAGCTCATGGGCGGCATCGACGCCGCGCGCGGCATCATCGCCGACGCCCTTGGGCACGGCAAGCACGTGGTCACGGCCAACAAGGCCCTTCTCGCCGAGGACGGGCTCGCGCTCTTCCGGCTGGCGCGCAGGAAGCGGCGCATCCTGCGCTACGAGGCCAGCGTGGCCGGGGCCATCCCGGTGGTTGAGGCCCTCAAGGAGAGCCTCGTGGGCAACCGCGTCGAATCCCTCATGGGCATCCTCAACGGCACGAGCAACTATATCCTCTCCGAGATGACGGCCAACGGACTGGAATTCGGCGAGGCCCTGCGACAGGCGCAGGAACTGGGCTTCGCCGAGGCCGACCCCACGCTGGACATCGACGGCCACGACGCGGCGCACAAGCTCATTTTGCTCATTCGGCTCGCCTGGGGCGCGGACTATCCGTACGCCGCCCTCGCCGTGCGCGGCATCCGCGGCATGGCCGCGGTGGACATACGCTTCGCGCGGGAATTCGGCTACCGCATCAAGCTTATCGGCCAGGCGCGGCTGGCCGGCCCGGCGGACGGCGCGCCCGCCGGCGCCAGAACGCCGCTGCGGCTCGAGGCCGGCGTGTTTCCGGCGCTCGTGCACCATACCTACCTGCTCGCGCGCGTGGGCGGGGCGTACAATGCCCTGCGCGTGGACGCCAACGCCGCCGGGCCGCTCTTCTTCCACGGCCGCGGCGCCGGGAGCCTGCCCACGGCCGGGGCCGTGCTCGCCGACCTCATGGCCGTGGCCCGCGAGGAGCGGCCCAACAATACCGGCTTTGCGGACGGCGAGCTTATGCGCGCGGCCATCGTGCCGCCCGAGGACTGGCGCTCGCCCTATTATGTGCGCGTCATGGTGGAGGACACGCCGGGCGTGCTCCGCGACATCTCGGGCTGCATGGCGGCCGAGGGCATCAGCGTGGCCCAGATGATCCAGAAGGCCGGCGACGGCGCAAGCGGCGTGCCGCTCGTGTTCATGACCCACGAAACGACGGCCCGCGCCATGAGCGGCGCCCTCAAGCGCGCCGCCGACGCGGGCCTGTTGCGTGAACCGGCGGTGTATTACCGGGTGCTCTAAAGCACGAGTTCCGTATTGGAGATGATCTCCTCGCGCAGCTCCAGAAGCTCCATGGAGGTGTGCTCGCGCGGCCTGGGCAGGTTGACCGCGTATTCGGTCTTGAGCGTGCCGGGGAGCTTGCCTTCCATGAGCACGATGCGGTCGCCCAGAAAAAGCGCCTCGTCGATATTGTTGGTGACGAAGAGCACGGTGCGCCGCTCCTTTTCCCAGATGCGGGCCGTCTCCACCTGCATGTACATGCGCGTCTGCGCGTCGAGCTGGCCGAAGGGCTCGTCCAGGAGCATGACCTTGGGCGAATTGGCGTAGGCCCGGGCGATGCCCACGCGCTGCTTCATGCCGCCCGAGAGCTGGTGCGGATAGTGCTTCTCGAAGCCCTCGAGGCCCACCATCTTGATATAGTGGTCGGCGATGGCGTGGCGCTCCTCCGCGGGCACGCCCCTCAGCTTGAGGCCGAGCTCCACGTTGTCGCGCACGTTTTTCCACGCGAAGAGCATGTAGCTCTGGAACACGATGCCGCGGTCGGGCCCGGGGCCGGTGATGGGCTCACCGTCGAGGGTGACATAGCCCTTGTCCGGGATCTCGAGGCCCGCGATGATCTTGAGCAGGGTGGACTTGCCGCTCTGCCCGGGCCCCAGCACCACCAGGAACTCGTTTTCATAGACATCGAGGGTGATGTCCCGGATGACCGGCACGGCCTGGTTGCCCTTCTGGATGAAGGTCTTGCTGATGTCCTCGCAGTGGATCTTCACGGGCGGCGCGCCGGCCGGGCGCGGCGGCGGGGGCGCGTTGAGCGGCTCCTGCACGAGCACGCCGCTGGCCGTGCCCTCCTCGATGCCTTCCTTTATCTCTCCCTTGATGATGGCGTTGTAGTGGTCGTCCACGGCCTTTTCAAACTGCTCGTTGACTTCCTCGCTCACACTCTTGGGCATGGTCTCCCCCTGCGCCGTTAGATGTTGTCGATGCTGCGCTTCCAGGGGCAGCACTTGCGCTCCAGCAGGGCGATGGCCAGGGAGCTGAGCCACGCGGCGGCCGCGATGAGCAGCATGCCGCTGAGAACCAGGGCCGGGCTGTGGGTGTCCATGCCGCGCTTGATGAGGAAGCCCAAGCCATCGCGCGAATTCATGAGCTCCGCGGCGAGCACGCAGGTCCACGCGGCGCTGAGCGAGATCTGGAGCCCGGCGAAGATGGCCGGGAAGGAGGCGGGCAGGCAGACGTTGAAGATCTCGTCGCGCCTCGTGCCGCCGAGCACGCGGATGACATCAAAGAGGTCCGGGTCCACGAGGCGCACGCCGTTATAGGCGTTGAGCAGGCAGGGCACGAAGGTGCCGATGATGATGATGAACACCTTTGAGGTCTCGCCGATGCCGAACCAGAGGATGGCGAGCGACACCCAGGCGATGGGCGGCATGGGCTTGAACAGGTCGAAGAGCGGCTTGACGATGGCGTTGACCGTCTTGTTGAGCGCCATGAAGAGCCCCAGCGGCGTGGCCACGAGGCTCGCCAGCACGAAGCCCACGAGCACGCGCTGGGTGCTGCCCCAGATGTGGCCCCAGAGGTTGTTGCCCGCGAAGTTCATGGTGGTGAGCCGGATGACCTGGTCGAGCACCTCCTTGGGGGTGGCGAGGGAGTTCTGGAAGATCTTGTTCACCGCCGTCCAGTGCCAGAGGGCGAAAAAGCCCACCAAGGACACGGTGTAGAGAAAATACCTGTTGGTTATGAGCTTGTAGAACGTGAAGCGGCCGCGTTCGCTGGCATGGTCCACGGTCTCATTGGCTATGGAAGACGAAGCCATGCTTACCTCCTGATGCCGGCGAGCAGCTTTTTCTCAATGCGGTCGATGATGAAGCCGATGACGGCGCCGGACAGGCCCACGCAGATCATGCCGAGCACGATGAGGTCGGGCCGCGCCACGCGGCCGCCCATGGTGATGAGGTAGCCCAAGCCCGAGTCCGCGGCGAGCAGTTCCGCGCCCACGAGGTTGGTCCAGCAATAGGCGAGCGCGAGCTGCAGCGCGCCGAAGACCATGGGCAGCGAGGAGGGGATGCAGAGCTGCTTGAAGATCTGCCAGTCGCTCGCGCCATAGGTGCGCGCCATCTGGATGAGCACCGGGTTGGTCATGCGCACGCCCACATAGGCATTGATGACACAGGGCACGATGCCGGCGATCCAGATGATGAAGACCTTGCCCGTGAGGCCGATGCCGAACCAGAACACGGTGAGCGGGATCCACGCGATGGGCGGTATGGGGCGGATAAGCTCGAAAATGGGCCGGAAGAGCCCCTCGGCCACCTTGAACCAGCCCATGGCGAGCCCCAGCGGGATGCCCACGAGAAGCGCCAGCACATAGCCCGTGAAGGCCTCCTCGATGCTGGTCTTGAAGTGGGTGAACATGATGGCGCCGTCCGGGTTGGGGTCGCCGATCTTGTCGATGAAGGCGCTCACCACCTGGCTCGGCGAGGCGAGCATGGTGGGCGGGATCATGCCGGAGCGCACCACCCCCTCCCAGAGGATGAAAAAGGCGATGACGCTGATCCAGGGCAGCGCGCGGACCAGGGCCGACTCTTTGACGACGACGGTCTGATAGGCCATGAGGGACTCCTGCTTGGCGGCCGCCGGTTACCACCAGCGGATGAGGTCAGTGACCTGGCGGCGCAGGTCCACGAAACGGGGGTCGATGAGCTTGCGGGGCCGGGGCAGGTCAACGATGATCTCTTCCTTGACCTTGGTGGGCTTGTTGGTCAGCACGAGGATGCGCTCGGCCACGTAGACGGCCTCCTCAATGTTGTGCGTCACGAAGAGTATGGTGCTCCCGAGCTTCTGCCACAGGTTGACGAGCTCGTCCTCGAGGTAGAAGCGCAGCTTCACGTCCAGCTGGCCGTAGGGCTCGTCCATGAGCAAGAGGTCGGGGTTGACGGCGAAGGCGCGGGACACGGCGATGCGCTGCATCATGCTGGCCGAGACCTGGTTCGGGTAAAGGTCGGCGCAGGAGGAAAGGCCCACGAGATCCATGATTTCCTGGGCGCGCCGCTCGCGCTCGGCCTTGGGCACGCCCTTGACCTCCATGCCGTAGGCCACGTTTTCGCGCACCGTGCGCCAGGGCAGGCATGTGGGCTCCTGGAAGACATAGGCGATGTTGTGCGCCTTGGGGTTGGCCTCCTTGCCGTCGATGAGGATCTCGCCCTCGGTGGCCGGCATGAGCTTGGAAAGGCAGTTCAAGAAGGTGGTCTTGCCGCAGCCCGTGGGGCCCACGATGGCCAGCAGCTCGCCCTTGCGGATGGTGAAGTTGATGCCGTCCAGCACGGTGAGGTCGCCGAAGCGCTTGGTAAGGTTGTTGACCCGGATCTTGATTTCGTTCTCAGCTTGGGCAGGCATGTGGGCTCCTTGAAAAGATGACGGCGGGGGCCCGCCGGGTGAGGCCCCGCCTGCGGGGCGGGGCCTCTGTGCCGGCGCTGCCTACTTGTAGGGAGGCACGGGCTGCTTGACCATCTTCATGAACTTGGGCGTCACGTAGTTGGCGTCCTTGACCTTCTCGTATTCCTGGGGGCTCAGGCGGCCGAGGTCGGTGAAGAACTTGGCGAGGTACTGCTGCCACTTCTGGGCCTCGCTCGGGCCCTTGGAATCGTCGAGGACCACGAGCTGCTCGTCGAAGTCAAAGACGGGGTGCGTCTTGATGTCCTTCAGGGCCACCTCGGGGGTGTACTGCTGGCCCGCCCACTCGAGGAAGAAGCGGCGGTAGAGCGGTTCGATGACTTCGGCGGGCTCGTTCTTCAGCATGTGGATGCCGCGCATGTAGGCGCGCAGGAAGGCCGCGATGACCTCGGGGTTCTCGTCGGCGTACTTCTTGTCGGCCTGGATGACGATGGGCAGGGTCTCGCCGCAGTTCTTGATGTCGCCGGCGAGCTTCCAGCCCTTTTCCATGCCCACGTAGAGCTGGGGCGCCCACAGGGAGACGCCGTCGCCGATGCCGTTTTCAAAGGCGGAGAGCGCCTGGGGCTGGTCCATGTTCTTGATGACCACGTCCTTGTCGGTCAGGCCGAGCACATGCAGCCAGGAAGAGAGCGCCATGTGCGGGCTGGACATGGTGGTGCAGAGGAAGGTCTTGCCGCGCACGGTCTCGGGGCTGCCGAGCACGTCGGGATACTCGGGGTTCCAGCCCTTGACCTTGGCGATGGGGCTGTCGGGGCGCACGAGCACGCCGTTGGTGTAGGACTCGTCGTTGCCGATGCCGATGACATAGGTGTCATAGCGCAGGCCGCCCCACACCGCGGGCACGGCGCCGTTGCCCGCCACCACCCAGGAGCCCGAGGGCAGGGCGTTGACGATGTCCATGCCGGAGTTGAAGTAGTTGATCTCGAGGTCGATGCCCTCTTCCTTGTCCCAGCCCATCTCATGGGCGAGCCAGGCCGCGAAGGTCTCGTTCTCGTTCATCCAGGCCGAGGGCACCTTGACCGGGTTCTGGGGCGAGAGCTCCTTGGCCTCGCCGGCCACGGCCGTGGCCAGCAGGAACGCCAGTGCGAGCACAAGTGCCGCGAGGGAACGCAGTTTCATCCTCAATCCTCCCGTAAAAGGGTTGCGCGTCCGGCGCATGCCGGACAAAACCTAGGACGCCACGCAGGAACGGACCTTCTGGGCCGCCGGGGCCGGCTGGCCGGCGACGCCCTTGGGGTCATAGGTGCGCGTGGTCGTGACCTTGTACTGGGTGAAGAAGTCGATGCCGCCCTTGCCCTGCACCTTGTCCGTGCCGAGCAGCGAGCCCTTGATGCCGCCGAAGGGCACGAAGGGGTGCGGCGCGCAGATGCCCACGTTGACGCCCACCATGCCCACATCCGTATCACGGCTGAACACGTCCGCATAGTGCATGTTCTGGGTGAAGATGCAGGCGCCGTTGCCGTATTCGGAGCTGTTGATGAGCCCGATGGCGTCGTGGATGTCGGCCACCTTGATGGTCGCCACCAGAGGGCCGAAGACCTCGGTGGTGAAGAGCGGGTTGCAGGGCGTCACGTCGCGGATGATGCACGGGCCCACGAAGTAGCCGTTCTTGTTCTTCTCGGGCAGGTCCACCTTGCGGCGGTCGAGCACGAGCTTGCAGCCGTGGCCGTGGTTGAGCGCGATGTCGACGTAGCCGAGCACGTTGTCGGCGGCCTTGCGCGAGATGAGCGGGCCCATGTAGACGTCGGGGTCGAAGGCGTCGCCCACCTTGACGGTCTTGGAGGCCTCGATCATCCGTTCCACCACCTCGTCGTAGACCTCGGGCACCGCGGCCACGATGGAGCCGGCGAGGCAGCGCTGCCCGGCCGAGCCGTAGCAGGAATTGAGGAAGTTGGTGATGAAGACATCCATGTTGCTGTCTTCCATGACGAGCAGCACGTTCTTGGCGCCGCCGAGCAGCATGGAGCGCTTGGCGCCCTTGGCGCAGCCAGCGGCCATGGCCTTGGCCGTGGGCGTGGAGCCCACGAGGCACACGCCGGCCATGCGCGGGTCTTCATACCAGGAGCCCGGGATGTCGCGGTTGCCGTGGATGACGTTGACGACGCCCGCGGGCAGCTCGATCTCCTGGAAGATCTCGCACATGAGCTGCATGAAGTAGGGCGACTGGGTGGAGGGCTTGAAGATGAAGGTGTCGCCCACGGCGATGGCGTAGGGGATGAACCAGCCGAACACCAGCGCCGGGAAGTTGAAGGGCGCGACGCCCCCGAACACGCCGAGCGGCTGGCGCACCACCTTGGCCGAGATATTGGTGGAGATGTAGTCGAGCGTGTCGCCCTGGATGGTGGAGGGCGTGGCCGCCGCGGACTCGATGATCTCGATGACGCGCTGCACCTCGCCCCGGGCCTCGGAAATGTGCTTGGCCTGGTCAAGGGCGATGGCCTGGGCCAGCTTTTCGAGGTCGCGCACCATGCAGTCGCGGATCTTGTAGATATAGGTCATGCGCTTGGCGATGGACAGGTTGCGCCAGGGCCGGTACGCGGCGTAGGCCGTGGCGATGGCCGCCTCGGCCGTGGCCGGGCCCGAGATGGGCACGCTGCCGATCTCCTCGCCCGTGGACGGGTTGTAGAGCGGCACGCGCTTGCCGTTGGCCTCTTCCTGCCATTCGCCGTTGATGAAGTTTTTGATCCTGATGTCCGCCATTGTCTCCTCCTCATGGCTTTCTCTGCAGCGGGAGCGGCGTGGGCCGCCAGGAGGGTGCCGTTGCGGCCCCCGCCCCTCCCTTCACGGCTGGGCCGTGTTCCCTGTATGTTCCGTCGGTATCCGCTGCCGGTCAGCTTGCGGAGACGGGGCGGAACTCCCGAGCTGCCAGGAGCGCGGAAAGCGCTACCAGCTTGCAGCGTGGCAAGAGTGATGCGGTTTCTATGTATTCGCCCTCGGCGTGGATATTGGCCCCCTCGGCGCCCAGGCTGCAAATGGAGGGGATGCCAAGTACCGTGGACGTGAGGCCGGCCTCTGAAGCCCCCTTGGTGTGCTGGGGGTGGATGGGCTGCCCAAGGGCCTCCCCGGCGCGCTGCACCAGATGCAAAAGCCGCGTGCCTTCTTCAGTGGGCGTCAGCGGATAGAGCCGGATGCCCCCGGAAATACGGGTTTTTGTGCCTGGCACGAAGGTGGTTGCCGCCACCTCCCGGATGCCCTTCACGACATTTTCCCCGGCTTCCAGCGTCTGGAAGGTCGTGTGTACCCGCGCCCGGGCCCAGGGCGAAACCGAATTGGCCGAAGTGCCCCCCTCGATGAGGCCGGTGTTGACGGTGGTGCCCACGGGCAGGTCGAGCAGCTTGTCGAAGCCCAGCATCTTGTGGGCGAGCTCCAAGTTGGCGGAGGCGCCTTTTTCATAGTCGCGCCCGGCATGTGCGGAAATACCGTCGATCTCCACGAGGAAATGGCCGGAGCCCTTTCGCTGCACGGTCACACCGCCGCCGATGAACCCGGGCTCCGTGCAAAGCACGGCCGTGCCCCCGCGCAGCTCCGTGCGGTAAACGCGCCCCGCCGTGGGGCCGCCGAGTTCTTCATCCGGGGAGAACACAACGGTCATGGGTACGTCGATGAGGCCCAGTTCGCGCAGGGCGCGTGCCACGAACATATTGGCGACAACGCCCGCCTTCATGTCCGCCACGCCGGGCCCGTAGGCGCGGCCCCCCTCGACGCGGAACGGCGTGCGCGCCGCCGTGCCGGCCGGATAGACGGTGTCTATATGCCCGAGGAAGATGATGCCCGGGCCCGCCTCGCGCGGGTGTGTCCTCGCCATGAAGACATTTCCCAGGCCGTGCATCCATTGCTCATCCGCGGGGATCTCCGGGTGGGGCAGCCTCTTCGCGTCGAAGCCAGCGTCCGCCATCCATTGCCGGGCCAGCTCCCCGACGGCGTTCACATCCCTGGCGTCATGGGAAAAGGAGTCCATGTTTACCAGGGTTTCCAAGAGGGAGAAGATCTCCTCCTGGTGCGCGTCAAAATAGGCGTTGATCTGTGGCAGCCATTGTTCGATCGACATGGTCCCTCCGGGTGTAAAACCCGCGGCTACTGCTGGTTGACACTCTCAAGGCCGCTCTTGACCTGCTTGTCGAACTTCTGGATCAGGGTCTTGAAGTCCTCGGGGTTCTTGTAGCTGGGGATGATGCCGATCTTTTCAAACTTGGCGATGACTTCGGGATCCTTGAGCGCATCGTTCATCAGCTTGGAAACCTTCTCGACGATGGGCTTCGGCGTCTTGGGGTGGGCGAAAAGGCCGTGATAGGACGCCATGACGTAATCGTCGCCATACTTTTCCTTGAAGGTGGGGGCGTCGGGCCATTCCTTGAGGCGCTCGTCCGAGGTGACGCCAAGCAAGGTGAAGTCGCCGGAATTGAGGTAGCTCTTGTTGGTCCCGGGCACGCCGAAGGTGGCCTTGGTGTGGCCGCCCAAAAGTGCCGTATTGGATTCATGCCCACTCGAAAACGGCACATGGGGGGCGTCCACGCCGGGGAACTTGTCCTTGAGCAGGTTGCTCATGAAAAAGCGCTGGGGTGAAA carries:
- a CDS encoding ABC transporter permease, which gives rise to MAYQTVVVKESALVRALPWISVIAFFILWEGVVRSGMIPPTMLASPSQVVSAFIDKIGDPNPDGAIMFTHFKTSIEEAFTGYVLALLVGIPLGLAMGWFKVAEGLFRPIFELIRPIPPIAWIPLTVFWFGIGLTGKVFIIWIAGIVPCVINAYVGVRMTNPVLIQMARTYGASDWQIFKQLCIPSSLPMVFGALQLALAYCWTNLVGAELLAADSGLGYLITMGGRVARPDLIVLGMICVGLSGAVIGFIIDRIEKKLLAGIRR
- a CDS encoding rubrerythrin family protein, giving the protein MSKTDQNLMDAFAGESQANRKYLAFAKVADQEGMPQIAKLFRAAAASETVHALTHFKNAGKIGTTMENLKDAIGGETHEYTKMYPEMIKEAEAEGNTAVARYFGYVNKVEEIHAELYKKAMENPSRISNEDYYVCKFCGYTHQGPVESCPVCGAGAAAFFKVEDCCKA
- a CDS encoding homoserine dehydrogenase, with the protein product MTRNSETRPLGVGLAGFGTVGSGLARLLVDNADIIRRRTGRDMAIRAVLVRDANKAREVPLPAGAALTTDPARLIDDPEIDVLVELMGGIDAARGIIADALGHGKHVVTANKALLAEDGLALFRLARRKRRILRYEASVAGAIPVVEALKESLVGNRVESLMGILNGTSNYILSEMTANGLEFGEALRQAQELGFAEADPTLDIDGHDAAHKLILLIRLAWGADYPYAALAVRGIRGMAAVDIRFAREFGYRIKLIGQARLAGPADGAPAGARTPLRLEAGVFPALVHHTYLLARVGGAYNALRVDANAAGPLFFHGRGAGSLPTAGAVLADLMAVAREERPNNTGFADGELMRAAIVPPEDWRSPYYVRVMVEDTPGVLRDISGCMAAEGISVAQMIQKAGDGASGVPLVFMTHETTARAMSGALKRAADAGLLREPAVYYRVL
- a CDS encoding aminotransferase class I/II-fold pyridoxal phosphate-dependent enzyme; the encoded protein is MEEFSRIQRLPPYVFAVVGDLKMKLRRQNIDIVDFSMGNPDIPTPRHVVDKLVEAAQKPVNHRYSLSRGIPNLRKAICDRYRRLYGVELDPDTEAIVTMGSKEGLAHLCLAMLQPGDVVLAPDPTYPIHKYAPIIAGADVRSVPIGPGRDFFEDLTEAMRHAWPKPKLLFLCYPHNPTTEVTDLEFFRKVVDFAKENDIWVIHDLAYADLTFDGYEAPSFLQVPGAIDVGVEFSTLSKSYSMPGWRVGFCLGNPRLIHALARIKSYLDYGIFQPIQIASTVALNGPDDCVAEVRDIYRERRDKLIEGLNRIGWEVAPPKATMFVWARIPEPFRKMGSVEFSKLLLNEAHVAVSPGLGFGSYGDEYVRFALIENEHRTRQAVAGIRRLLSGAGA
- a CDS encoding ABC transporter ATP-binding protein; this translates as MPAQAENEIKIRVNNLTKRFGDLTVLDGINFTIRKGELLAIVGPTGCGKTTFLNCLSKLMPATEGEILIDGKEANPKAHNIAYVFQEPTCLPWRTVRENVAYGMEVKGVPKAERERRAQEIMDLVGLSSCADLYPNQVSASMMQRIAVSRAFAVNPDLLLMDEPYGQLDVKLRFYLEDELVNLWQKLGSTILFVTHNIEEAVYVAERILVLTNKPTKVKEEIIVDLPRPRKLIDPRFVDLRRQVTDLIRWW
- a CDS encoding ABC transporter substrate-binding protein; its protein translation is MKLRSLAALVLALAFLLATAVAGEAKELSPQNPVKVPSAWMNENETFAAWLAHEMGWDKEEGIDLEINYFNSGMDIVNALPSGSWVVAGNGAVPAVWGGLRYDTYVIGIGNDESYTNGVLVRPDSPIAKVKGWNPEYPDVLGSPETVRGKTFLCTTMSSPHMALSSWLHVLGLTDKDVVIKNMDQPQALSAFENGIGDGVSLWAPQLYVGMEKGWKLAGDIKNCGETLPIVIQADKKYADENPEVIAAFLRAYMRGIHMLKNEPAEVIEPLYRRFFLEWAGQQYTPEVALKDIKTHPVFDFDEQLVVLDDSKGPSEAQKWQQYLAKFFTDLGRLSPQEYEKVKDANYVTPKFMKMVKQPVPPYK
- a CDS encoding ABC transporter permease, giving the protein MASSSIANETVDHASERGRFTFYKLITNRYFLYTVSLVGFFALWHWTAVNKIFQNSLATPKEVLDQVIRLTTMNFAGNNLWGHIWGSTQRVLVGFVLASLVATPLGLFMALNKTVNAIVKPLFDLFKPMPPIAWVSLAILWFGIGETSKVFIIIIGTFVPCLLNAYNGVRLVDPDLFDVIRVLGGTRRDEIFNVCLPASFPAIFAGLQISLSAAWTCVLAAELMNSRDGLGFLIKRGMDTHSPALVLSGMLLIAAAAWLSSLAIALLERKCCPWKRSIDNI
- a CDS encoding ABC transporter ATP-binding protein; this translates as MPKSVSEEVNEQFEKAVDDHYNAIIKGEIKEGIEEGTASGVLVQEPLNAPPPPRPAGAPPVKIHCEDISKTFIQKGNQAVPVIRDITLDVYENEFLVVLGPGQSGKSTLLKIIAGLEIPDKGYVTLDGEPITGPGPDRGIVFQSYMLFAWKNVRDNVELGLKLRGVPAEERHAIADHYIKMVGLEGFEKHYPHQLSGGMKQRVGIARAYANSPKVMLLDEPFGQLDAQTRMYMQVETARIWEKERRTVLFVTNNIDEALFLGDRIVLMEGKLPGTLKTEYAVNLPRPREHTSMELLELREEIISNTELVL